A window of Nocardiopsis sp. Huas11 genomic DNA:
CGGAGCCGTTCGGGGCCAGGGCGGTGACCGCCGCGCCCGCGGCGACGAGCACCAGCTGCCCGGTGATGAGCCGTCGCCGGTCCACCAGGTCGCCGAGGGGCACGAGCAGGACCAGGCCGGCGAAGTAGCCGATCTGGCCGGCGGCGGCCGGCCACCCCAGTGCCCCGGCCGACAGGCCCAGGTCGGCGCCGGCGGCCTCCAGCACCGGTTGGACCGCGTACACCGTCGACACGGCCACGGCGCACACCATGGCCAGGACGATCCGCTGCGCCCCCGTGACACCGGCCACCCTCGCACCCCCATTTGGTTGCAGAACGAAACCATTGGAGACTAGGGCATAATGGTTTCAAAGTGCAACCAATGAGGAGGGCTGCTTCGATGGCGGACACCGCATCCGGATGCGACTGGACCGATCCCACCTGCCCTGTCGCGCGCACGATCGATCTCGTCGGCGACCGGTGGAGCCTGCTGATCGTGCGCGACGCCATGGACGGCCCGGCCTCCTTCACCGAGTTCCACCGGCGGCTCGGGATCGCCCGCAACATCCTCAGCGACCGGCTCCGCAGGCTGGTCGACCACGGCATCCTGAGCACGGCCCCCAGCGGCAAGCGGCACGTCTATGAGCTGACGGAGGCGGGGAGGGACCTGTTCACGACCGTCGTGGCCCTGCGGCAGTGGGGGGAGCGCCACGCCTTCGCCGACGGCGAGCCCCGCTCACGGCTCGTCGACGCCGAGGGACGGTCGGTCGCCGAACTCCGCCCGCGGAGCCAGGACGGCGACCCTCTGACCACCGGGACGACCCGCGTGGAGAGGGTCGTCTGAGCGGGGTCCGTCACCGAGGCGGCGGAGCGAGGCGCCCGGGTCGAGGCCGGGAGGTCGGCGGGCCCGGGGGGAACGGCTCTGGCGCCCGAACACCGGTGGGTGCGGGCGCCAGAGGATGCGAGTGGGGATCGAGGGAAGAAGGGCCGGGCGAGGGCTGGGCCCGAAGGGGAAACGGGGCCGGGGGCTAGCCCCAGGTCGGGGTCGGGTGAGGGCTGGGACCTGGTCGAGGGCTGAAGGCCCCGGGTCGGGGGGTGGTCAGGGACCGGGCGGGACCCGAATGTGGGCCGTGGGGGGTATCAGTCGTCGATGGCCTGGTAGAGCGTGGTCCAGAAGTCGTGGATGAGCCGCGCCGCGTCCGGGACGGACATCCCGACCTGGGTGAGCAGGATGCCGGTGAGCCCGTGTTCCGGGTCACCGTAGGCCGAGGTGCCGCTTCCGCCGTCCCAGCCGAACTGGCCGACGGGCGCGTAGTCGCCGCGGTAGGTGCGCACCGCCATCCCGAAGCCCCAGCCGCCGTGCTGGCCCTGGCCGAACGACACGTGGACGTTGTTCACGGCCATGGCGGTCCGGGCGGCCGTCTGTTCGGGCGTCATGCGGTTGGTGGTCATGAGTTCGACGGCGGGCCGGGACAGGATCCGCTCGTTTCCGTGCTTTCCGCCGTTCAGCAGCATCCGGAAGTAGGCGTGGTAGTCGTCGACGGTCGAGACCAGCCCGCCGCCTCCGCCCGGGAACGCCGGCGGCCGGCTGTGGCGCCCGCCCTCCGCCTCGTCCCACACGTGGAACTCGCCGGTGCCCGGGTCGGGGGCGTACAGGGGAGGCAGCCGGTCCATCTCGTCGGAGGGCACGTGGAATCCGGTGTCCTTCATCCCCAGGGGGCCGAAGACGCGTTCGCGCAGGAACTTTTCGA
This region includes:
- a CDS encoding helix-turn-helix domain-containing protein, with product MADTASGCDWTDPTCPVARTIDLVGDRWSLLIVRDAMDGPASFTEFHRRLGIARNILSDRLRRLVDHGILSTAPSGKRHVYELTEAGRDLFTTVVALRQWGERHAFADGEPRSRLVDAEGRSVAELRPRSQDGDPLTTGTTRVERVV